TCACTGTGCTGAAGTTGCTTTTCAGACTTCGCTGCGATTCTGCCGGTTCCATCACAGTCATATCAGTGTCTGAGAATGACTTTTTGGTGAACGTATTGGGCCGGACAGCCGAGTCAGGTCCCATGTTGCAGCAGCCTTTGGCAGGGTCTCCAGGAATGCCTGGTGTAGAAGATCCGGCCCTTGTTCGCAAGCATTCGTTCAAGGAACCTACTTTGAACACGCCCTCCAAGTCTACGGGACGTGGTGTAAGCACCCATGTCCGAGCATCAAAGCTCACACCTCCAGTTTGGACGTACGCTTCACCTCAAGTGCTCCCTGAAGAACCTCCACAAGCTTCAAGTCCTTTTGTCTATGCGTATGCTCAGGAAGTGGCACAGGCGGAAGCGGAAATGGCGCAGAAAATTTCGATCAAGGCCAACATGTGGCTGGAAACTGTCATTTCCCTTCTCCAGCGCGAGACGGATTGGAATGTCTATAGCTATGTCCTCGCTCATTTGGGACACCAGCTCAGCAACAGGGATCTTTTCAAGAATGCCGTTCCGCAGATCAAACTACTCCGCAGCGTGATGTGCGATCAAGTTAAGAACGAAACATTCCATGAACCTCCGGGCTCTACTGGGGTCAAAAAGACCGACGTTGCTGCGTGTATATTCGAATGCCTCACTACGCTTGTCAGTTACCATGAGCACTTTGCCAAGAGTGAGCAAGATGAACTTGTTCGTTCGTTTATGCTTGGTATCATCGGCTCCTGGGGAGGCACTTCGCGTGGATGTATCCACGCACTCTCAATTTGTTGCTTCGAGATCCCGCTGTCGGTAACAAAGTCTCTCAACGGCATTCTTGACAAGATGGCCAAGGTCATCACAATGTCAAATCTTGCCGTTCATATCCTGGAGTTCCTGTCGTTGCTTGCAAGATTACCCGAAGTCTACATCAATCTGCGGGAAGAGGAGATCCGAACTGTTTTTGGCATCTGTATTCGATTCCTGCAAACATCCAGGGAGCAGCGATTGAGAGCCTCAGATTCGCCTACCGCACGGACCCAAACTCCTGGGAAGGTTGGGGAAGCGGAGTCAAACGTGCAGGATGCGATGTCAACATACATTTACACCCTCACGCACCATTGCATGGTGTTCTGGTTCCTATCATTGAAGCTGATGGATCGGGCTAAGCACGTCAACTGGATCACAAGCAGACTCATATTCAAGGACGAAACAGAGAAGGAGACAGTCGAGGAGGCAAGCCAGGTGTTCATCGATTTGATGCAGAGATCTTCTTTTTCCGATCTTGGAGATACTATACCTTACGCGGAATTCCCTCCGTCCTCTGAACACGGATCTGTGATCAAGAAATCTTGGGTCGTTGGAATGAGTATCATCACAGTTGAAACGGCCGTGGTGTCTGGACTGTCGCAGATTACGAAACGGCAGGCTTCGGGTACAACCTATGCAATGTACCAGCAGCGAACGGCACCCGTTCTTCCACACCAGGTTACCCCGACGCATGATGCTCATCTACAACCAGACGACATGCGGACGGCCATTCTCCCTAGTCACATTCTGCTCCAGTTCACGACGACAGCATTCCCCACACCTACAGTGATGCAGCCGATTCCTCTCCCAGACGACGATATCACGCGTCGTGCACTCGGCATGTTTGACCGTAACGACATCGTTGACGGCCACAAAATTGGTGTACTATACATCGACCAAGGGCAAAGAACAGAAGCGGAAATCCTCTCCAACACAGGTGGTAGCGCTGACTACGATTATTTCCTATCGGGCCTCGGAACCAAAGTCCTCCTCCAAAGCGCGCAATTCAATACACAAGGTCTCTACCCGGACGTAGATGGCAAATCCACATACGCCTGGCGCGACCGGGTGACGGAAATTGTCTACCATGTCGCGACAATGATGCCAACCGACTTCGACGGCGACCCCAACTGCATCAACAAGAAGCGACACATTGGAAATGACTACGTTAACATTGTCTTCAACCGCTCCGACGACTCCTTCAGCTTTGACACAATCCCCTCCCAGTTCAACTTTATCAACATCGTCATTAGCCCCGTTTCCCGTGTTGCCAGCGACCAAACATCTCCACAAGAGGAGTCCGACCTTGAACGCCTTTGCTATCAAGTCAGGGTAATCAGCAAACCCGGCATCCCCGAAATCTCCTGCGCTGGAACACCTAAGGTCGTTTCGGGCAAGAACCTTGCCGCCTTCGTCCGCATCCTCGCCCTGAACGCCTCCGTCTTCTCTCTTGTCTGGAACAGCCAGGGCGGCGAATATATTTCCTCGTGGCGGAATCGGCTACGCGAGATTAAGAGACTCCGTGAAAGGGCACTGGGAATGCAATCCCAGTCCACCGATGCGGAGGGAACCTACCCGGCAGCCTCTGCTAGTCGACGGAACACGAAAGCTACGATTCTGTCTGAGGAGTTACCGGCAAGAGGAACCTCTATCAAGACGGACTTTGGCAGCGAGTGGAACGCAGCTGCGGAGGGCGGTACTCTCCAGAACCTGGACTTCTCCAGATGGAGTCGATGATCTTTATCTTTCTCCCTCTATTTTCTTCAATTTTTGTGTATAGCGTGTCTTTCGTTTAAACTAACGCAGCGACCAAAAGTTCTTTATTTTATTATGACTGACTGACCCGACCGACTTGATGATTGATTGAACTTGAACCCAATAATGTACATCACTATCTTCCTATTACCTTATTTCTTGCTTGATCTTACTTTACTTGCACCTGTCTGTGTGTACCAACATGTCAAATACCCCTGGGTTCCAAAAAGTTTTGCTTCGTTACGTTTCTATCCTAGTTATTCTACTAATGTATCTATATTATATCTACCGAAATTCAAGGACTTTACTTCCCTACGCTTCTACTGCTCACTGTGCTCATGATTAGCATTCTTCTGCAAGCCTTCAAACGCTTTAATCGAAATCCACATGATCGCTCTGTGAATGGTACTACCGAAATTCGACGCTAATACTGACTTTGGGTATCTACTCTTTACATCTTGAAACACTCGGCCTATCTTAACCCCGTCCAAATTGGTCAAACCCCAGGCATGCTGACGTCAGGCAAATCGTGATCAAGTGTTTGCTTTATCAGACAATTGCCTGAGCGCCCCAAGCCGAGACGTTCGAGTATCGCAATTATGGCTCTGATTGCCTGCGCTCAACCGTCGTGGATATTGAGGTTGAGGGGCGCAGAGCGGAAGACGATGATGCTCTGGCCGAGCATCACATGGCCATTGATGGCGGCAAGGTATTCGGCCGTGAACGTTGTCGTCACGACGCGGACGTTTAACTCCCTGAATAGGCAGGGGCCAGGATTCCTGGTCCTGCCTTTCGCTTGCGTCCCAGATGGTACGGGTGGCGTCAGCTTCGGGGCTCAGGCTTCAGTGGATGTTATTGTCTAGCCCAGCAGTTCCCCAAACTGCTGGGCTCGAATCCTGGCAACCCATGCTTCGGCCTGGCCCGTACCGACCTTCTTACCACCTGCATTCCGGCGTTTCGCCTAGGTAGGTGAGAATCCAGTGCATCGACCATTGCATACAGTTACGAGGAGGTACTTACCTCCAATGGCGAGACCGGAATCTTGGTATGCATTGGACACCGTTTTCAGTGATTGTGTCTGCAGTGTGATGCCCCCGTCATCGGCGGTCTTGACCGGCTGCTTTCCCCTCATCCAGACCTTGCATGTCTGCTTGGTGACACGACTTTGAATGAATCAGCCCGGTATCTGATAAGGAACGGAAGAGAACCCTAACTCCTTCATGCGCCAGTTCTAATTGATGATTGACACTGGCGACGCCAACGACATTCGAACCAGCTGGTCAAGACACTCCTCCGAGCATTGCTCGGGCTTGTCCTCGTTCTCCGAATCGAAATCTTCTGTCATTCGACTTCCCCGTTTTGATTGTGCTGGCGGTTGGCACCCGGGCAGTGTCGCCTCCTTCGTTGAGATGCACGTCGCCAACTGCTGGAAGAAATTGAACAAGGGGCTTATTCTGGTATTTTGCTCGAAGTCCGTCGTACCCTGCTTCAGATATTTGGTTGTGATTGATATTTCCTTGATGAGGTTATTGCATGCTTCATGTCCTTCTTTAGCACCAGTGCTTCCGAACGTCTACCGCTACATATACGCGTGATAAGGGCCCGgaatttcttcttcaggaGACAGTCAATATACGATCCAAGTAGTTTTTTTCTTCCGGCAATCCTCCAGCTCCGTTTAGATCAGTATATATCTTAATCTCGATCTCTGTTGCAGCACCCTCTTTATCCCAGAAatgcaccatgcgtgaaacTAGTGTCAGGCATTGGGATGATGGACAGACGCTTAAGGGCTCTGACTGCTTTGTCACCGAGCTGATGTCTGGCCTTACGCTGGGCCTCGTCTAGTTCCAGTTCCTTTTTCCCAGCAAGGGCCTTTAATTGTGATCAGTGTCTATTTATAAATGGGCCTTGTGTTTGACTCACCAAGTCATTTTCCCAGTGCTGGAGCATAGTGCTTAATGTGTGTGGTTTTCCAAGTGCCTCTGGTGTCTTGTCAAGGTAGGCCGCAAATAAATTCCACTCTTCTGAATCTCCAGGCCCATCGCTCTCATAAGGTGCGAGGTGAGATGAAAGAATGTTGTACTCGAACCATTCCATGCATTGTGGCATCTCCTGGTTCTGGTATCCTGCAGACCCCGCCTTACGCAATAACGCATCAAAGTCTGTGCTCAAACGATCTTTTGATTCATCGTATACCCCGTCGCGTTTGTCTATCCATCTCCCGAGGGTTACTTTCCATTCCGCGACTAGCCGCTCTACTCCGCCAGGCACGAGGTAATTGCCATCCAAAATACTGCCCGCTTTGAGACCTCTCAGCTTCCAGTTGTGCCGGGTCAACGGTTGAATTCGATCAAGGAAATCTGCCTGGGAAAAATCGGCTATTTTCTCAAAACACTGTATATGGTAAAAGTCTAAACGTGAGGCATTATTGTCACGTTTTGAAAAACGAAATAAGCGGCGTTGGTCATTTGTGACTCACCGGCTGATGATCTGTACCGTTGGCCGAAACCCATTGCAGGATTTAATGCGAGACGTAATTCTCTGGGCCATATGTTATTGCCGCATATGGAAAGCTTGCATTTGGCTCCCCTGGGAGAATTAGGTGCCATCTCAATGAAGAACAAGGGTTGGAATTTGGGCGGATCAGATGGACCACCGGGCTCTGGGCTGAGCCCCAGATGCTGACGGAGTCGTTTTTTCTCGTTCTCTAAGATATAATCATTTTGTCCACTCCCATCGTCGTGAGGTGTTCTGACAATCTCGGTGCTGTACATGGCAGACTGAGTAAGGGTGAAATGACGAAAGGCACGGGAGTTGATATGTCGCTTAGAAACAGTCAATCTGGAGACTCAATTCATTCAGCGACGTACTGTACAAGGAAAAACAGACAGCTTGAGGGATGTTTAATGACGGGCAAGGGTGAAAGGTAAAAAAGCTTATGTACGCAGGCAGAAGCGAGTAGACGATTATACCTACAACAATATGCAATTTTCCGATGTGGAGAGGCGGACTTGGATTTGTCGAAGGATCGCTGAGGTTGGTCTGGCTGAGAAAGCTCGCTGAAAAGCAAGCCAGTTTGGCTGGCATGCCCCACTTCTTGAACGTGAGAGGATGAATTGATTGCTAACTTATTTACATCGGGTACGGCTCGCTGAGGGCCGAGCCTTGCTGACCACTTCCCGGGCAAGATTACCAGTAACCTCAACCAGAGGGGCGGACACAGGTAATGCATCAAAATGATACTGCAAGTGATATCCTCAATGTCATTGGAAAAGAGTGCACAGTCTCGGAAATAAGGAATAAGAACTTCTTTCCCTTATGTGGGCGACAGACCCTTTCTTTATACGTGTAGGCTGAAGCGGGGGTCTCGGATCAAAAGGCTCAAAGGGGAAATGtcgattattccggactaaacgaggtctatataaGACTAGCTTATGCGGGATGATCTCCACCAATAAGAACGTCCAGGGGTATTCCTCGCCAAACAGTATTGCCGGCGAATCATAGACGGCTAAGACTTGTTGCCGCTGGGTAATAAGACTGATAAGCCATTAATAACGGGTAACCGTTCTATGTTAACAACGACGTGAAGGCGCTTAGATATCGGTCTCCTCTCTTTTGGGGATGAAGGATGGAGGCATTGTTGAGTTATCATAAGCCAGCCTGTCTATAAGCAAGACTTCACCCGTTTCCACTGCCCATCCCAGTTGAGGGGCGTGCGTGCGTTGTCTCACGGCGTCAGAACAAAGTTCGCGAGAACCTCGCTGGAGCTGATTCCGTTCAGCGTTGCATTGTTATAGTAGGCGATGCAGTTGAGGTCTTGGTAGTCGGAGATGTTCCGTGCGTCAGGCACGTTGACCATGCCGATTTCCTGGCCCTGGTAGACGAATAGGGTGCTGAAGAGCGTCGTCAGGCGAGTGCTTTGCCGCTCCGAATGTAGTATTTGGGTGCATTGTTTGCGAATCGGCTGATCGAGCGCGGGAGATCGTGGTTCTCGCAAAACTTTTGATTTTAAGTGGTTTCTCAGAGGCTTTACATTTGCCAGTATCGCCCTGCCATCGCATTGgtttttttattttattttttggAAAAAgtattcctcttccttttaaGAAGTTGTTATCTACCCATCCACTAACGTGGAAATAAACAGTAATCAATTAAGTACTTGGACAAAGGTCTTAATGCAGACCCATTTCGAGGTAATTCGCCCATTAACTATTAACTGACCCCTGAGACACCTGCCATTGCTGCTATGATTGATGTTCTCTCCTTGATCCACCGTTACTTTTATCCTTCAATGACCAAGAGGAATTATATCGCATGGACTCCCTATGAGGAAAGACCTCATTGCCTGGGCAGAGTGCCATCCTGAGCTCTCATGGGAGGCCAGGGCTGAGATATTCGTTGGAACCTGGCCACCATGAACGTACTGCAGAATCTATGCGTTCCAAGCATCGCCAAAGAGGATAGGATACCGGAAGCAAGATGACTTACAACTTCATGAGTGCGTCTGTCACTACCAAGCCTTGCCACATGagcgaaaagaaaaatgtgATACCGGCAGTGGCCGCGTCACCGGGTTCCTCAGACATTGCCATATACGAAAGAGACCTGAAAATATGGTGGAAATCAAGACCGGAGTCATCATTCAGGAAAAAGGACAGCCGCATTCAATGTGTTCTCGACTGGGCTGGCAGAAATGCTCAGCTAGTTTTGCGAATGCTTAAGACTACATAGTCAGTATCCACATCAGCCACAGTCAGGGTTCAAGGAAGCTTGTACAGatcttcatcgccatctgCAGCGAGTATACTCGTACCCCAAGATCTTATCTGCGGTCATATTATTGATGATTTTAGTTTTGCTGGCACTCAAATGTCGCGACGTCCATTTGCTAGCCCGTTGGGGTAGAATCGATATATCTGGGGACTGTCCGGGATGTCATCATCAAGACTCGAAGGAAGGGTGTCGTCCATGATGATATTTTGGCCTTTGTAGTTGTGTCTGCTAACAGCTGTGGAGGAAAGGGGTGAGTTTGAAGAAAGAATGGAAGAAAACGAGGTGATCGAGGGAATAAAAAGTTCAAAGAAGTGCATGCAGCAGACAAAGACGGCTTGGGTCCTCAGGCATCCAATAAACGACGTCATTGAAAGCAAACTAAGATTTGGAGACCATAGTTAGCCCTAAGTGGTATCTCGTTCTCTTATTGGGGTGAGCAGCTTGTAGGAGCACCCTCTTGTTTTTCCGGAGTGATCCTAGGGGGCGAATCTAGCAATTGAACAAGTTGGAAAGGAAGTGTTGGCCTTCATCTTTCCATCGGTACCCTCCTACAAGTGACTATCGAAAAGCCGATTGAATATTTTCACCTTTTTCCATTCCTGGTTCTgggtttttgttttctttgctgTATAATTACATTTAGGTCAAGGTATAGTGGGACAAGTGTAAAGCAGTACAAACaacatcgcatcgcatcgcatcgcatcaaCTCGAGAAACATTTTCTGCCTTGGTAGATGGCTGTCTGTTTCTCTCTTTCGATCAATATACAACGCTTGCTCAAccgcatctgcatctgcgcaGTGAGGGAGCAAGTCCCGCAGGCCAGCAACAATACGGCCCCAAGAACTTCAGTGCCcggctcttcttccttccagACAGCGCTGGATGGCTGAAAATGCCTCGATAGGAGGTAGTAGTCTACCACCCAAAAACCTCCCCCACACTCAACCCACACCATCTCACTCCCAAAACGCCCACCCCCAAAAGCACCACATCCACAACTCCCAACACCGCGGCGCCCATCATAAACCTGGGACTAAAAATCCGATACAGCATAAGATGTCTCCTAAGATGACCAGCCCACATCGTCGTTGCCAGATTAATAGTCCCCAGATACAAGATATGCGTTGTGACGGCTTGGATGACGTCTGAGAGGATGCGGAGGGAGGGATTATCGGATTTACCGGGTTCCTGCACCTGCAGAGGGCGTTTCCAGAGGACTGTGAGGGGAACAGCGATTGCAGAGAGGATTTGGGGGCCGAATGTGTTtaggatgacgaggaggggCGACCAGGGGTATTTGACTGTTGAGAGGGGGATGAAGGCTGTTTCCCATTGGATGGTGGAGAGGACGGCTTGGTGGCCGGTTTTGAAGTAGTAATAGGAGCCTAGCAGGCCTAAGACAATCGGACCGATGGAGACGTTGGTCGTGGCAAGGGCGTTTGTGTCGAGGATttcgaggagggagaggattTGCCAGAGAAGCAGGGCGATGGCGCCTTGGCCCATTGGCTTCTGCATGAGGATGACGGCGAGACCGAAGTTGACCACTAGGAAGAAAAAGCGGGTCCCGTAGACGTTGCCGAAGCCGAGGATTGTGACTGTCGTGCGGCCAGGTTGCTGGCCGGACGGCGTGGCGGGCTTTTCGGGATCGGGGCTGCCTTTGCTGACGCTGATGCTGACGCAGGGCTTAGAGTAGATATAGGCCGTTGTGCCGGCTCCGAAGGCGATGGCGAAGACGAACTGGGCCAGGAACATGCGGCTGGACTTGAGGGTTTCTTTGCTCACGTTGAACCAGCCGCCGTCGTCTGCGCCTTCGAGAATCCAGAATACAGATGTGATGAGGAGTCCGAGACGGAACGCGAAACCAATCCATAGCGATGATGTGCCTTCGTAGGATTTCGAGCCAGCGTAGTATGCCTTAATGACGGCGGGAATTATGAGCGTCACGAGGAACGGGATTGCAAGCTGCCACGGTGCGGATGTCGACGACGTAGCTGACGCATAGTATGTGGACCGGCAGAATGGCATCTGTTCCTCACGGCAGAGACGCGAGAACGATGCCAGTCTTCCCAAGAGCACAAACAGAACTGAGTGGTAAAGCCCGAGAACCCTATCCTGAGTCGCCTTTTGCCGCATCGAAGACACGCCCGCAACGACACCAAAAGTGGATAGGAAGAACAACAAAATCTCATCCTCCCAGATCGTATACGAGTTTGAAGCAAACCCAATTGACTGGGACACGGTAAAGATGAGCGACAACCATCCCCACAAGGAGTTTGGCAAAGGAAGCGACAACTGAGATCCAAAGATCGACCATGCGGCACCAACGATACTACTGAAAGCAGCAAACAGAGCGGATGACTCGATGATCGGCATGTCGACAACTCCAAGGACACCAATGGCTCCTCCAACTGCACCACCCAAGCCGGCACCGGCGCCGGCGAGCGTAAGCAATGAACTGGTAAGCTCCGTTCTATTCAGTTTGAGACCTCTGGCATAGAATACCAACAACGCCAAACCTGAGAATAAGATCAGAACCCCCTGTATCATACTTGGCACGTCAAAGTTCGCCCACAATCCGCGGCAGATTTCCAGCGTACCCCGCTGGTACTGCCTGTACGAATCATACGCGGAACGGAGTATCGTGTTCGACTTGGCCTTTCCAAACGTCTGCTCCGCCGCGCGCCAGAACTCCAGGGATCCCAAAGAAAGGCTGTGGTCTTCACCTCGAGCTGCTGCGTATTCATGCTGATATCTCTTGATCTGCGCAGACGTCAAGCGGTTAACCGCAACCAAGTTCTTCACATCATTGCCGTACGTTCCCGCAAAAGCTTCCTCAATCGGAGATCCAAGGTTGTTGAACGGAATTGGCATGCCGAGAAGCAAGGACAAGGTCGGCACGAGGTCGATCTGAGGAACAAATCGCTCCCGAGAGAACTTGGGCGGAAGAGCAGTCTCAGTGCTGGTGCGGCCAAACATACCCTTCTTCGAGTACATCCACAAAGCTGCATCGACTTCATCGTTTGATTCACCACCATGGTCGCCCTTTGAATCCATTCCGTGGTCTCCCATAACGACTAGTAGTGTGTCGTCGTcaaccttctcaataaggTTCCGAATGACTTGGTCCATTTCCCGGAGTTTCTCGCCCATTGCTGCGTGGTCAGGTCCATATCGGTGACCAGCATGGTCGACACCAAGATAGTGACCGAAGATCACGTCCCATCGAGTAGCGTTGTCCGGGTGCAGAAGCGGGAACAAATTGGCGGTAACTCCATTGTCAACAGTATACAGATCCCACACATTGAACGAATCGAAAGGTCGCGTCAGGTTGGCGTCAAAGTAGTCGGGAAACAGAGAATGCCAAGTGTCATCACCAAGCTGGACCAAGTTCTTGCCTGCCGTGCGCAACTGAGCAACCAGATTATCCTCGTCAATTGCCGTTCCCGCAAAGTTGGACCCTGCGTCGACAAAGGTCGGCAGAGTTCCGGTGGTCAGACCCTTCAATCGCTGGAGCGTCGTGGTCGGTGGATCCGCGATGAAAGGAAGCAAGAACGCTTTCTCCGGTTGGTTGACCGCAGTCTCGTAGAGAACGGGGATATTATTGTGGAACAGATGAGCTTGTTCGTTTTCCACACTTGGCGCAAACGGGACGGTGAAATCATAGCGCAACGCATCAATGATAATCACAATAGCCTTGTCGAACGATTTCTGGTGCCAGCAACCCTTATCACTATTCCCACCAGTCCACGACGGCGCATGCGACGAGTCGTCAAACGGGAGTACTTCGCAAGACGATTTGTTGTCCAAAACCATTCGAGTCAAGAGGAAGCCTTTTGTAAAGAAGAAGATACCAGCAACATGCAGCAACCTTCATACACGAACAGTCAGACCTTTTCTCCATGCGCGCAAAGCGGCCGAGATGACACATGGCACTCACAGTATCCACACCAACACCCCCAACAACCCAAGATGCTTGGTTTTGAACTCCCCCTCCATAGCCTGCGTCCTCAATTCCTGTACAGTATTCGTCTTTTTGCCCATTCGCGCTTGTAAACCAGCAGGAATCTGCAGCTTTGCGTGCGGCCGCCGCTCCCCAAGATCGGAAGAGcgcgacgaagacgagggtcgggaggaagacgaggccGGACGCTTGGAGCTATCGAGGTTGGCGCTGGCATTTACCGACCCCTCGAGCGTTGGCGAAGCCATTGCCGGAGTATATGGGAAGGTGTGGTCGGAAATAAATCGGGAAGCTGGTCCACACAGAGAAAACGGGACGGCGCGGATATCACGGCAAAAAATTCAGAGGCGACGATATCACTGAGTGGTCGAGGGATTGGGACTGGTGACAAATGTATAAGTAACACATTGAAGATATACAAACGAAAGAGACAAAAAGAGAGcagttctttttctttttccggACGGCCTCCCTGATGGTTTGGAATTCAGAGCATACGCTTGGGCACAGCGACAGCTCAATTCCACGAAAATAACGAAGCAGACATCTGCAAGGAGGCCGGAGAAGAGAgactggagaagaaaaggaaagggacTAAGGAGAGAATGAGGGAttaaagagagagagaagagggaaaGACGCGAGATCAGGAGCAGAAGAGTTGGTCTAACGGCCACTTTGTGACCCCGTGACGTCGGGGAGTCGGCGCCCTCGGCAGCATTAGCCGTCCGCTGATTGGCCGACAGACAGCTTCCGTATGGGGAGATGTGT
This sequence is a window from Aspergillus chevalieri M1 DNA, chromosome 5, nearly complete sequence. Protein-coding genes within it:
- the TSC2 gene encoding putative GTPase activating protein (Tsc2) (COG:D,T;~EggNog:ENOG410PJ9T;~InterPro:IPR016024,IPR018515,IPR024584,IPR027107, IPR000331,IPR035974;~PFAM:PF03542,PF11864,PF02145;~go_component: GO:0005634 - nucleus [Evidence IEA];~go_function: GO:0005096 - GTPase activator activity [Evidence IEA];~go_process: GO:0043547 - positive regulation of GTPase activity [Evidence IEA];~go_process: GO:0051056 - regulation of small GTPase mediated signal transduction [Evidence IEA]), which gives rise to MSSEDARSPSPFKSPTASLTDVFKTLGVVRPKSLSPVSPESYSDSLSPAADGRKLTRSVFGFDSMHRGSVVSSSSDTPSGPDFETSLRALGQSQNLGHAIDEAELVARALQRFTSEQAVALWEAGSHLLHHEGSSEARKSGSRLIEAIAARQDLPPTARRSVFESISLASEPDVIPSRVRALISLSDHGRKLDFSTSSILPMISSCIVPLYELISSARLKARKAKVAKVNGLGYDDADLDDLLQFAVDLITLQRKPPSIDELEDFLSQIFTICKKTSVAADIKNSLAVFDSIILYSDVPDGSFVPMLEVLCSIHASVKSLSGPTSRAVRNLAKSRRQMEMVNALYSFLLGSSEEQSRNLNVLRGTIYVLADLIRAHGQDGIPQLEFEPLIDSLHVVINKDDGRLEADILELSLNILDGEYAQVALEHSWSGFVNILELCSRRAIEEPEEAVEKGATPDETRSNIQANVIQIASLIETLWDRLDQQQKMDAGRFLMIVSEHIEPSQADLILDAIRTERLCFPENDDCVKHCQKLINSFIRSHNKPSDVRILALDTLKEAFQSYESLQFFQEQGLLDLMLEDFSDETDVLLLESLVSFVVDVSTSATDDDTFKKMVDTVSSPMKNDIVKDEPHDSEVSSPSSLQNPSSANAMEPSLGNVCSVGLVKMFLRSLNLSAQKAVSVFEALLEIAQSPERPSDARLTVLKLLFRLRCDSAGSITVISVSENDFLVNVLGRTAESGPMLQQPLAGSPGMPGVEDPALVRKHSFKEPTLNTPSKSTGRGVSTHVRASKLTPPVWTYASPQVLPEEPPQASSPFVYAYAQEVAQAEAEMAQKISIKANMWLETVISLLQRETDWNVYSYVLAHLGHQLSNRDLFKNAVPQIKLLRSVMCDQVKNETFHEPPGSTGVKKTDVAACIFECLTTLVSYHEHFAKSEQDELVRSFMLGIIGSWGGTSRGCIHALSICCFEIPLSVTKSLNGILDKMAKVITMSNLAVHILEFLSLLARLPEVYINLREEEIRTVFGICIRFLQTSREQRLRASDSPTARTQTPGKVGEAESNVQDAMSTYIYTLTHHCMVFWFLSLKLMDRAKHVNWITSRLIFKDETEKETVEEASQVFIDLMQRSSFSDLGDTIPYAEFPPSSEHGSVIKKSWVVGMSIITVETAVVSGLSQITKRQASGTTYAMYQQRTAPVLPHQVTPTHDAHLQPDDMRTAILPSHILLQFTTTAFPTPTVMQPIPLPDDDITRRALGMFDRNDIVDGHKIGVLYIDQGQRTEAEILSNTGGSADYDYFLSGLGTKVLLQSAQFNTQGLYPDVDGKSTYAWRDRVTEIVYHVATMMPTDFDGDPNCINKKRHIGNDYVNIVFNRSDDSFSFDTIPSQFNFINIVISPVSRVASDQTSPQEESDLERLCYQVRVISKPGIPEISCAGTPKVVSGKNLAAFVRILALNASVFSLVWNSQGGEYISSWRNRLREIKRLRERALGMQSQSTDAEGTYPAASASRRNTKATILSEELPARGTSIKTDFGSEWNAAAEGGTLQNLDFSRWSR
- a CDS encoding uncharacterized protein (COG:S;~EggNog:ENOG410Q2QV), coding for MYSTEIVRTPHDDGSGQNDYILENEKKRLRQHLGLSPEPGGPSDPPKFQPLFFIEMAPNSPRGAKCKLSICGNNIWPRELRLALNPAMGFGQRYRSSADFYHIQCFEKIADFSQADFLDRIQPLTRHNWKLRGLKAGSILDGNYLVPGGVERLVAEWKVTLGRWIDKRDGVYDESKDRLSTDFDALLRKAGSAGYQNQEMPQCMEWFEYNILSSHLAPYESDGPGDSEEWNLFAAYLDKTPEALGKPHTLSTMLQHWENDLALAGKKELELDEAQRKARHQLGDKAVRALKRLSIIPMPDTSFTHGAFLG